Proteins encoded within one genomic window of uncultured Draconibacterium sp.:
- a CDS encoding IS4 family transposase, with amino-acid sequence MNQGKYIFAQLTDFLPRRVFDRIVSKHNGNKYVRTFTCWNQMLCMVFGQLTSRDSMRDLLLSLEAHKSKYYHLGFGSTITRRNLGKANEKRSYKIFEDFAYVLIEEARKSCYRSDFEINVDGNIYAFDSSTIDLCLSVFWWAEFRKTKGGIKLHTLYDVKTSIPTFLYISNAKMHDVNALDLISYEPGSFYVIDKAYIDFKRLYHLHQQRAFFVTRAKDNMRFKRLYSNPVDKATGVKYDQIGKLETYYPSKDYPEKLRRVKYYDCESDKELIFLTNNMELKPTEIAYLYKKRWEVELFFKWMKQHLKIKSFWGTTINAVKIQMYCAIIAYCLVALIGNRLKVNRSIYEILQILSISLLDKTPVKEVLTKYDYKNIKELKNKQLIISGF; translated from the coding sequence AGCAAACACAACGGGAATAAGTATGTGAGAACTTTTACATGTTGGAATCAAATGCTATGTATGGTATTTGGACAGCTAACTTCAAGAGACAGTATGAGAGATCTACTCTTAAGTCTTGAAGCTCATAAATCTAAATATTATCATCTCGGATTTGGTTCAACAATAACTCGAAGAAACCTTGGCAAAGCCAATGAAAAACGTAGTTATAAAATCTTTGAAGATTTTGCTTATGTTCTCATAGAGGAAGCACGCAAAAGCTGCTACAGATCGGATTTTGAAATCAACGTTGACGGCAATATTTATGCATTTGATTCATCAACAATAGATCTTTGTCTTAGCGTATTCTGGTGGGCTGAGTTTCGGAAAACAAAAGGTGGCATTAAACTGCACACTTTGTATGATGTTAAAACATCTATACCTACGTTCTTGTATATCTCAAATGCCAAAATGCACGATGTCAATGCACTTGATTTAATCTCATATGAGCCTGGAAGCTTTTATGTGATCGACAAAGCTTACATTGATTTTAAAAGGCTATATCATCTTCACCAGCAGCGGGCTTTCTTTGTTACACGGGCAAAAGATAACATGCGATTTAAGCGGTTGTATTCAAACCCCGTTGACAAAGCAACCGGAGTGAAATATGATCAAATCGGCAAGTTGGAAACTTATTACCCAAGCAAAGATTATCCAGAGAAGCTTAGGAGAGTAAAATACTATGATTGTGAATCAGATAAGGAACTAATTTTCCTTACCAACAACATGGAACTTAAACCTACCGAAATAGCTTATCTGTATAAGAAGCGTTGGGAAGTAGAACTGTTCTTCAAGTGGATGAAACAGCATCTGAAGATAAAATCCTTTTGGGGAACAACTATTAATGCTGTAAAAATCCAAATGTATTGTGCGATCATCGCATACTGTCTTGTTGCCCTAATTGGTAACAGGTTGAAAGTTAACCGCTCAATCTACGAAATCCTACAAATCCTTAGCATATCTCTACTCGATAAAACTCCTGTAAAAGAAGTGCTTACGAAATACGATTACAAAAATATCAAAGAACTAAAAAATAAACAATTAATAATCAGCGGGTTTTAA
- a CDS encoding nitroreductase family protein, producing MIELLRNRRSIRKYTSQKVEAEKIELLKEAALRSPSSKNINPWEFVFVDDKTLIEKLKICKPHGVTPLSTAPLVVVVCADETKNDVWVEDCSIASILLQLTAQSLGLGSCWIQIRKRMHDETMSAEKYIQDLLSIPANFRVLSIVTVGYPEKQRDGKPFEELQFEKIKINDFEK from the coding sequence ATGATCGAATTACTAAGAAACCGCCGCAGCATCCGAAAATACACTTCTCAGAAAGTAGAAGCCGAAAAGATTGAACTACTGAAAGAGGCCGCTTTGCGCTCGCCGTCGTCAAAGAATATCAATCCCTGGGAGTTTGTTTTTGTGGATGATAAGACACTGATTGAAAAGCTGAAAATTTGCAAGCCGCATGGTGTTACGCCGCTTTCAACAGCTCCGCTTGTCGTTGTAGTTTGCGCCGACGAGACCAAGAATGATGTGTGGGTGGAAGATTGTTCCATTGCCTCTATTTTGTTGCAATTAACAGCGCAATCGCTTGGTTTGGGAAGCTGCTGGATTCAGATCCGAAAACGAATGCACGATGAAACGATGTCGGCTGAAAAATATATTCAGGATTTGCTGAGTATCCCGGCGAATTTCAGAGTACTGAGCATTGTAACTGTTGGTTATCCTGAAAAGCAGCGTGATGGTAAACCGTTTGAAGAGCTGCAGTTTGAGAAGATAAAAATAAATGATTTTGAGAAGTGA
- a CDS encoding transglycosylase domain-containing protein — MSETKKSFKKYILIFWSIVALGIVSVFLLFFLIAKGKLGFMPSFEELENPQNILASEIYFEDGPTIDKYFSQENRTYVNYENLPPDLVNALVATEDVRFYDHSGIDFRGLIRVIKGIVTSDTSSGGGSTLSQQLAKMLFPRDRFTSSMELVLRKFKEWVIAVKLERSYTKEEIILMYLNKYDYLNNAVGIRSAANVYFNTQPDSLKLHQAAMLVGMAKNSSLFNPVRRPEMVLQRRNVVLRQMEKYGYITPEVADSAKKLPLDLEYKKVDYKLGPAPYFREYLRLTLTAKKPERENYASWQEQKYIEDLDEWENNPLFGWCNKNTKPNGEPYDIYADGLKIYTTLDSRMQKYAVEAVEQHLRYDLQPLFDESLSDLSNPPFANNMSSTEVDDLLNREIRKSERYRVMNKAGKSFPEIKKTFNQPVEMNVFKWGGAVDTLMTPMDSIKYYLKFFRSSFMAMDTESGKVKAYVGGPNYQHFMYDMVKGGKRQIGSTVKPFLYTLAMQNGLTPCTKVPYVSQQFIQWDGTIYEPKDADVEAEMDGKMVTLKWGLANSKNRISAWVLKQYNPQAVVDVMKHMGIYSPIDPVNSMFLGVSDVTLYEMVGAFNTFTNLGVFIKPYFVTKIEDRHGNVIARFVPERHEAIDEQTAYLMLNLLQGVINEGTGIRLRFSNLFRDRVTTDYGSFSMPIAGKTGTTQNHSDGWFIGTTPKLTAGVWTGADLRSIHFRTIASGQGANMALPIWGYFYKKVLADESIGYKEDEMEFKKPDNFNINLDCDELEQKNSTPKEFDDFF, encoded by the coding sequence ATGAGCGAAACAAAAAAAAGCTTTAAGAAATACATCCTGATTTTCTGGTCGATCGTTGCCCTGGGGATCGTCTCCGTTTTTCTGCTTTTCTTTCTGATAGCCAAAGGGAAGCTGGGTTTTATGCCGAGTTTTGAAGAGCTGGAAAACCCACAAAATATTCTGGCCTCGGAGATCTATTTTGAAGACGGCCCGACCATTGATAAATATTTCAGCCAGGAGAACCGCACGTACGTAAATTACGAGAATCTGCCACCCGATCTTGTAAATGCGTTGGTGGCTACAGAAGATGTTCGTTTTTACGATCATTCGGGAATTGATTTTCGCGGACTAATTCGTGTAATAAAAGGTATTGTTACCAGCGACACCAGTTCGGGAGGTGGAAGTACTTTAAGCCAGCAGCTGGCAAAAATGCTTTTTCCACGCGACCGATTTACTAGCAGCATGGAACTGGTACTGCGAAAATTTAAAGAATGGGTTATTGCCGTAAAACTGGAGCGCAGCTACACCAAAGAAGAGATTATTTTAATGTACCTGAACAAATACGACTACCTGAACAACGCGGTTGGAATTCGTTCAGCAGCCAATGTTTATTTTAATACACAGCCCGATTCCCTTAAACTTCACCAAGCTGCCATGTTGGTAGGAATGGCCAAAAACTCATCGCTTTTTAATCCGGTTCGCCGCCCCGAAATGGTGTTGCAACGCCGAAATGTAGTACTGAGGCAAATGGAAAAATACGGCTATATCACTCCCGAAGTAGCCGATTCGGCAAAAAAACTGCCGCTTGATTTGGAGTACAAAAAAGTTGATTATAAACTCGGCCCTGCACCTTATTTCCGCGAATACCTGCGATTAACGCTTACTGCCAAAAAGCCGGAGCGCGAAAACTATGCCTCGTGGCAGGAGCAAAAATATATTGAAGATCTGGACGAATGGGAAAACAATCCGCTGTTTGGCTGGTGTAATAAAAACACCAAACCCAATGGCGAACCTTACGATATTTATGCCGACGGTTTAAAAATATACACCACGCTCGACTCTCGCATGCAAAAATATGCAGTTGAAGCCGTTGAACAGCATTTGCGTTACGACCTGCAACCCTTGTTCGATGAAAGTTTGTCGGATTTAAGTAATCCTCCTTTTGCCAATAATATGAGCAGCACTGAGGTGGACGATCTGTTAAACCGCGAAATACGAAAAAGCGAACGTTACCGGGTAATGAACAAGGCAGGGAAAAGCTTTCCTGAGATCAAAAAAACTTTTAACCAGCCCGTTGAAATGAACGTTTTTAAATGGGGTGGCGCAGTTGATACTTTGATGACTCCGATGGATTCGATCAAATATTATCTAAAATTTTTCCGCTCGTCGTTTATGGCCATGGATACCGAATCGGGCAAAGTAAAAGCCTACGTTGGCGGCCCCAATTACCAGCATTTTATGTACGACATGGTAAAAGGCGGAAAACGCCAGATCGGATCTACCGTTAAGCCATTTTTGTATACACTGGCTATGCAAAACGGACTTACACCATGCACCAAAGTGCCATACGTTAGTCAGCAGTTTATTCAGTGGGACGGAACCATTTACGAGCCAAAAGATGCCGACGTAGAAGCTGAAATGGATGGTAAAATGGTTACCCTAAAATGGGGACTCGCCAACTCGAAAAACCGCATTTCGGCCTGGGTATTAAAACAATACAATCCTCAGGCAGTGGTCGACGTAATGAAACACATGGGAATTTACAGTCCTATCGATCCGGTAAACTCGATGTTCCTTGGCGTTTCGGATGTTACACTTTACGAAATGGTTGGCGCTTTTAACACCTTCACCAACCTTGGCGTGTTTATCAAACCTTATTTTGTAACAAAAATTGAAGACCGACACGGCAATGTTATCGCACGTTTTGTTCCCGAGCGCCACGAAGCCATCGACGAACAAACTGCTTACCTCATGTTAAACCTGTTACAAGGAGTAATCAACGAAGGAACCGGAATTCGCCTTCGCTTTTCAAATCTGTTTCGAGACAGGGTAACAACCGACTACGGAAGTTTTAGCATGCCAATTGCCGGAAAAACAGGAACTACACAGAACCACTCCGATGGTTGGTTTATCGGTACAACACCAAAACTTACTGCCGGTGTTTGGACAGGTGCCGATTTACGAAGCATTCACTTTAGAACCATCGCATCCGGACAAGGTGCAAATATGGCACTGCCAATTTGGGGTTATTTTTATAAAAAAGTTTTAGCCGACGAATCGATCGGTTACAAGGAAGACGAAATGGAATTTAAAAAACCCGACAACTTTAACATTAACCTTGATTGCGACGAACTGGAGCAAAAGAATTCAACTCCTAAAGAATTTGACGATTTCTTTTAG
- the topA gene encoding type I DNA topoisomerase, whose amino-acid sequence MHKNLVIVESPAKAKTIEGFLGEGYVVTSSMGHVRDLEKKDFGIDIENNYQPRYKVSSDKKKLVTELKKLAKEAETVWLASDEDREGEAIAWHLKEVLKLKDDKIKRIVFHEITKDAITRAVGNPRDIDEHLVNAQQARRVLDRIVGFEVSPVLWKKVKPSLSAGRVQSVAVRLIVEREREIRDFKSETWFRVNGYFLVPDENGNTIELKAELSKRFKTRDEANAFLEKCKTAGFKVSDVVKKPGKRSPAQPFTTSTLQQEASRKLGFSVSQTMAVAQRLYESGKITYMRTDSVNLSSLAINTSKQKITELHGENYVKIRKFKTKAKGAQEAHEAIRPTYMENQTVDGSSQEQRLYELIWKRTIASQMADAILERTNVTIDVSNADEKFQATGEVIVFDGFLKVYIESTDDENANGNGQALIPPVHVNDPLEMTSVVSTQRFSQRPPRFTEASLVKRLEELGIGRPSTYAPTITTVQNRNYVVKEERPGVERNYTVLTLEGGKIDEEEKTEITGAEKNKLFPTDIGIVVNDFLMDNFDQIMDYNFTANVEKEFDDIADGKRVWNDMIDKFYQPFHGKVEHALENAERSKGERILGVDPKTGKEVSVKIGRFGPLAQLGEASQEEGAEKPQFSSLRTGQHIETITLEEALDLFKLPRELGNYEEKKVTVAIGRFGPYVRHDNKFVSLGKEDDPYSVQLDRAIELIEAKREKDRKAVIKKFDEDAELQVLNGRWGPYIKHGKKNYKIPKTTKAEELSFEDCMKIIESAPEPKSRRGRKK is encoded by the coding sequence ATGCACAAAAACCTGGTTATAGTCGAGTCTCCTGCAAAGGCGAAAACAATAGAAGGATTTCTTGGAGAAGGATACGTGGTGACCTCAAGTATGGGGCATGTTAGAGACCTGGAAAAGAAAGACTTCGGGATTGATATTGAGAATAATTATCAGCCCAGATACAAAGTTTCTTCCGATAAGAAGAAATTAGTAACAGAACTGAAAAAGCTAGCAAAGGAGGCCGAAACGGTTTGGCTCGCATCCGATGAGGACCGCGAGGGAGAAGCTATAGCCTGGCACCTGAAAGAGGTGCTGAAGCTGAAAGATGATAAAATAAAACGTATCGTTTTTCACGAAATTACCAAAGATGCGATTACTCGTGCCGTTGGTAATCCTCGCGATATCGACGAGCATTTGGTAAATGCACAACAGGCCCGTCGCGTTTTAGACCGCATTGTGGGTTTCGAGGTTTCGCCGGTTTTATGGAAAAAAGTAAAACCATCTTTAAGTGCCGGTCGTGTGCAGTCGGTTGCGGTTCGCCTGATTGTTGAGCGCGAACGCGAGATCCGCGATTTTAAATCGGAAACCTGGTTTCGTGTAAACGGATACTTTTTGGTGCCTGATGAAAATGGAAATACCATCGAATTAAAAGCCGAACTTTCAAAACGTTTTAAAACCCGCGATGAGGCCAACGCTTTCCTCGAAAAGTGCAAAACTGCCGGGTTTAAAGTAAGCGATGTGGTGAAAAAACCGGGAAAAAGATCGCCGGCACAACCATTTACAACATCAACATTACAACAGGAAGCCAGTAGAAAACTCGGCTTTTCGGTATCGCAAACCATGGCAGTTGCCCAGCGTTTGTACGAAAGTGGTAAAATTACCTACATGCGTACCGACTCGGTGAACCTGTCGAGCCTGGCAATAAATACTTCGAAACAAAAGATCACTGAACTTCATGGCGAAAATTATGTGAAGATCAGGAAATTTAAAACTAAAGCTAAAGGAGCACAGGAAGCGCACGAGGCCATTCGTCCAACTTATATGGAAAACCAAACGGTTGACGGATCGTCGCAGGAGCAGCGTTTGTACGAATTGATTTGGAAACGTACCATTGCGTCGCAAATGGCCGATGCTATTTTGGAACGCACCAATGTAACAATCGATGTCTCGAATGCTGATGAAAAGTTTCAGGCAACTGGCGAGGTGATTGTTTTTGATGGTTTCCTGAAAGTTTACATCGAGTCGACTGACGATGAAAATGCAAACGGAAATGGACAAGCGCTTATTCCGCCGGTTCACGTGAATGATCCGCTTGAGATGACTTCTGTTGTTTCAACACAGCGTTTCTCGCAGCGTCCGCCACGATTTACGGAAGCGTCGCTGGTAAAACGTTTGGAAGAGCTTGGAATTGGCCGTCCGTCGACTTATGCGCCAACCATTACAACAGTCCAAAACAGAAATTACGTTGTAAAAGAGGAGCGTCCGGGTGTTGAACGTAATTATACCGTTCTTACCCTGGAAGGTGGAAAAATTGACGAGGAAGAAAAAACCGAGATCACCGGTGCCGAAAAAAATAAACTATTTCCAACCGACATAGGTATTGTAGTTAACGATTTTCTGATGGACAATTTCGATCAGATAATGGATTACAACTTTACTGCAAATGTTGAAAAAGAATTTGATGATATTGCTGATGGGAAAAGGGTTTGGAATGATATGATTGATAAGTTTTATCAACCATTTCATGGCAAAGTAGAACACGCCCTTGAAAATGCCGAGCGCTCGAAAGGTGAACGTATTTTGGGTGTTGACCCGAAAACCGGAAAAGAGGTGTCGGTTAAGATTGGTCGTTTTGGTCCGTTGGCTCAATTGGGTGAGGCATCGCAGGAAGAAGGTGCTGAAAAACCACAATTTTCGAGCTTGCGTACCGGTCAGCATATCGAAACAATTACGCTGGAAGAAGCACTTGATCTGTTTAAACTTCCACGCGAACTCGGTAATTACGAAGAGAAAAAGGTAACTGTTGCCATTGGTCGCTTTGGACCGTATGTGCGTCACGACAATAAATTTGTGTCGCTAGGAAAAGAAGACGATCCGTATTCTGTGCAACTCGACAGGGCGATTGAGTTGATCGAGGCAAAACGTGAAAAGGACCGTAAAGCGGTTATTAAGAAATTTGATGAAGATGCAGAACTTCAGGTGCTTAATGGCAGGTGGGGACCTTACATCAAACACGGAAAGAAAAATTACAAAATACCGAAAACGACTAAGGCAGAGGAGCTGAGTTTCGAAGATTGTATGAAGATCATCGAGTCGGCTCCCGAACCAAAAAGTCGACGCGGTAGAAAAAAATAA
- a CDS encoding arginase family protein, with protein sequence MNLFPYFDAVDFSQFVDDVPFAWKYSMGATIEKNALKLQEGRLKNIELAIVGVPFNSQHDDFKRTATPDKLRKAFYGLAGVGKLNIIDLGNLKASTSHKGNYLALRDVVDYLSELDIVTIVFGGSQDYTYGVCQAFRSNPFFSFSAIDAFLDVKKGVESLSSSNYLSQVFKTLPDLFQFNLLAYQSHYVPDIYFEKTKGIGAHLRLGKLRDNISDAEPVLRNSDFLTFDMAALKSSEAPNSLNLPNGLYADEACQLMKYAGASNRLKVFGLFGLNIGEEPEELSLNLAAQLVWYFVQGYLVRDKRKPEQGDGFSVFSVEIPELSAPLVFYKNDDTGQWWVQVQAINNETKYFACSEKDYEVASSNEIPELWLKYVQKTDEIVK encoded by the coding sequence ATGAATTTGTTTCCTTACTTCGATGCGGTTGATTTTTCGCAGTTCGTCGACGATGTGCCTTTTGCCTGGAAATATTCGATGGGTGCTACCATTGAAAAGAATGCCCTTAAATTGCAGGAAGGCCGGTTGAAAAACATTGAACTGGCTATTGTTGGCGTTCCGTTTAACAGCCAGCACGATGATTTTAAACGAACAGCTACGCCCGATAAATTACGCAAAGCATTTTACGGTTTGGCCGGAGTTGGGAAACTCAACATTATCGATCTTGGGAATCTGAAAGCATCAACCAGCCACAAAGGGAACTACCTGGCTCTGCGCGATGTGGTAGATTATTTGAGCGAACTGGATATTGTTACTATTGTTTTTGGCGGAAGTCAGGATTACACCTACGGCGTTTGCCAGGCTTTTAGGTCGAATCCGTTTTTTTCGTTTAGTGCCATCGATGCTTTTCTTGATGTGAAAAAAGGTGTTGAGTCGCTGAGTTCTTCAAATTATCTGTCGCAGGTTTTTAAAACCTTACCCGATTTGTTTCAGTTTAATTTGTTGGCCTATCAAAGTCATTACGTGCCCGATATTTATTTCGAGAAGACCAAAGGAATTGGTGCGCATCTGCGTTTAGGAAAACTTCGGGATAATATCAGCGATGCCGAGCCTGTTCTTCGGAACAGTGACTTTTTAACTTTCGATATGGCTGCGTTAAAGTCCTCGGAAGCACCAAATAGTTTGAATCTTCCGAATGGTTTATACGCCGACGAAGCTTGCCAGTTAATGAAATACGCCGGTGCGAGTAATCGTTTAAAAGTATTTGGTTTGTTCGGTTTAAACATCGGGGAAGAACCTGAAGAGCTGTCGTTGAATCTGGCAGCACAACTGGTCTGGTATTTTGTGCAGGGATACCTGGTTCGAGATAAGAGAAAGCCGGAACAGGGCGATGGTTTTTCAGTTTTTAGTGTTGAAATTCCCGAACTTTCAGCGCCGCTTGTATTTTACAAAAATGACGATACCGGACAATGGTGGGTGCAGGTGCAGGCAATAAATAACGAAACCAAATATTTTGCTTGTTCAGAAAAAGATTATGAAGTTGCCAGTAGTAATGAAATTCCTGAGCTTTGGTTGAAATATGTTCAAAAAACCGACGAAATAGTAAAATAA
- a CDS encoding type IX secretion system membrane protein PorP/SprF, with product MKKAVSFLFIIMSVTLVTYGQQDPQYTNNMFYKLGVNPGYAGAENAINGILLNRYQWAGFEGAPKTLVFSVDAAINAFGSPGGIGVNVISDEWGFYQNTWVNFNYSYKVTTALGTLGLGISPGIYNFNINPDWFVPEDRAGFDIYIPAENDGAVPTEEASQITFDVGFGAYLYTNKYYVGFSVTHINQGEVKYDDVAIDFLTRHYYLTGGYNIKLSDPLFEVRPSFLLKSDLASWQMDLNANVVYNDKFWGGISYRVQDAVALLMGMELFNGMRIGYSFDLVTSAIKSNGFASNEFFVSYSIDLERNRNQKYKSIRFL from the coding sequence ATGAAAAAGGCTGTATCTTTTTTATTTATTATAATGTCGGTTACACTAGTTACGTACGGTCAGCAAGATCCTCAGTACACCAACAATATGTTTTACAAATTAGGTGTAAACCCAGGTTATGCAGGTGCTGAAAACGCAATTAACGGCATTTTATTAAACCGTTATCAGTGGGCGGGTTTCGAAGGAGCTCCGAAAACATTGGTATTTAGCGTTGATGCAGCAATTAATGCTTTTGGATCTCCCGGAGGAATTGGAGTGAATGTAATTAGCGATGAATGGGGATTTTACCAGAATACCTGGGTGAATTTTAATTACTCATATAAAGTAACAACCGCATTGGGAACGTTGGGGCTTGGAATCTCTCCCGGAATATATAATTTCAATATCAATCCGGATTGGTTTGTTCCTGAAGATAGAGCAGGATTCGATATATATATTCCGGCTGAGAATGACGGAGCTGTTCCAACCGAAGAAGCCAGTCAGATAACATTCGATGTAGGTTTTGGGGCGTATTTGTACACTAATAAATATTACGTCGGATTTTCGGTAACACATATCAACCAGGGAGAAGTAAAGTACGATGATGTCGCGATTGATTTTCTGACCCGGCACTATTATTTGACTGGTGGATACAATATTAAGCTATCCGATCCGTTATTTGAGGTGCGGCCGTCGTTCTTGCTGAAATCGGATTTGGCTTCGTGGCAAATGGATTTGAATGCAAACGTGGTTTATAACGATAAATTTTGGGGAGGTATCTCTTACAGAGTGCAGGACGCGGTAGCCTTACTTATGGGAATGGAACTGTTTAATGGAATGCGAATAGGATATTCGTTCGACTTGGTAACATCGGCAATAAAAAGTAACGGTTTTGCATCGAACGAGTTTTTTGTAAGTTATTCGATTGATTTAGAGAGAAATCGGAACCAAAAGTACAAGAGTATTAGATTTTTGTAA
- a CDS encoding SUMF1/EgtB/PvdO family nonheme iron enzyme yields MKKLLSIATLFLIALSFAGCFGGGSGGNGELTGVQRRQRFKETQPLGMVYVRRGSFNIGPSDEDASRAGVPTKTVSQEPFWMDDTEITNNEYRQFVDWVKESMARRMLGDQYPEFMITEDRNGNIIDPPQINWKEKIDWEDPDMQMAMEDMYLQENERFFGKKEIDTRKLVYEYWWVDLNQAAKRSNSFNYETQRYEGNVYNTEGDLVPIENRSSFMMRDQVHVYPDTLCWIRDFTYSYNEPLATRYFWHPGFDEYPVVGVTWKQVNAFCNWRTKIQSDYLSEKGEPTLMAYRLPTEVEWEYAARGGKDFSMYPWGGYYTRDEKGVFLANFKPLRGNYVEDGSIATIKVGSYDPNEYGLYDMAGNVAEWTSTAYDEAGYNYFSDLNPTFTYNARKDDPPVMKRKVIRGGSWKDISQFVQVSTRNYEYQDTTKSYVGFRCVRSTFGEEF; encoded by the coding sequence ATGAAAAAACTACTTTCTATTGCAACCTTATTCTTGATTGCACTTAGTTTTGCCGGCTGCTTTGGTGGTGGCTCGGGTGGAAACGGAGAGTTGACAGGAGTACAAAGAAGGCAGCGATTTAAGGAAACCCAACCACTGGGAATGGTATACGTTCGTAGAGGTAGTTTCAATATTGGTCCCAGCGATGAGGATGCAAGTAGGGCTGGTGTTCCAACAAAAACGGTATCGCAAGAACCATTTTGGATGGATGACACCGAAATTACTAATAACGAATATCGCCAGTTTGTAGACTGGGTAAAAGAATCGATGGCACGCCGAATGTTAGGCGACCAGTATCCTGAATTTATGATTACTGAAGACAGGAACGGAAATATCATCGATCCGCCACAGATCAACTGGAAAGAAAAGATCGATTGGGAAGATCCTGATATGCAGATGGCCATGGAAGATATGTATTTGCAGGAAAACGAACGTTTTTTTGGTAAAAAAGAAATAGACACCCGTAAACTGGTTTACGAATATTGGTGGGTAGACCTGAATCAGGCAGCCAAAAGAAGTAACAGTTTTAATTACGAAACTCAACGTTACGAAGGTAATGTTTATAATACCGAGGGTGATCTTGTGCCAATAGAGAACCGTTCTTCATTTATGATGCGCGATCAGGTTCATGTTTATCCTGATACACTTTGCTGGATCAGAGACTTTACCTACTCATATAACGAACCATTGGCAACACGCTATTTTTGGCACCCGGGATTTGATGAGTATCCGGTAGTAGGTGTTACCTGGAAACAGGTGAATGCATTCTGTAACTGGCGTACTAAAATACAGTCGGATTACCTGTCTGAAAAAGGAGAGCCAACATTAATGGCTTATCGTTTACCAACCGAAGTAGAGTGGGAATATGCCGCCCGCGGAGGAAAAGATTTCTCGATGTATCCATGGGGAGGTTATTATACACGCGACGAGAAAGGAGTATTTTTAGCTAACTTTAAGCCATTGCGTGGTAATTATGTAGAAGATGGCTCGATTGCAACCATAAAAGTAGGAAGTTACGATCCGAATGAATACGGATTATACGATATGGCCGGTAACGTAGCAGAATGGACAAGCACAGCTTACGACGAAGCCGGTTACAATTATTTTAGTGATTTAAACCCAACTTTTACATACAATGCCCGAAAAGATGACCCTCCCGTAATGAAACGTAAAGTGATCAGAGGTGGTTCGTGGAAAGATATCTCGCAATTCGTGCAGGTTTCTACACGAAACTATGAATATCAGGACACGACTAAATCTTACGTTGGTTTCCGATGTGTTCGCTCTACATTTGGCGAAGAATTTTAA
- the gldL gene encoding gliding motility protein GldL, with product MNLGELFKTKRWKTFMGYVYGWGAAVVMVGALFKLEHWKGSSELLTVGLLTEAFIFFLSAFEPPINIPEWDKVYPELSEDYELEEVKELKSTNKGGGLETLFGSSELTPELMDRVGKGLAELSNTAKGISDISSATLATDMYVKNLGSASESMNSFAQINNKANESINSSVNTLLDSYSVAATQLTETGKNLSAVYQKSSDVISGELENIGSSSKQYSGNLERLNKNLDSLNSNFENQLKGTQDQFKANQKFNQDLAEMNSILTSSVDELKKYKENAESLNKNLEALNTIYGNMLGAMSYKK from the coding sequence ATGAATCTGGGAGAACTTTTTAAAACTAAGCGCTGGAAAACATTCATGGGTTATGTTTATGGATGGGGAGCAGCAGTCGTTATGGTTGGTGCCTTGTTCAAACTTGAACACTGGAAAGGTTCCAGCGAGTTATTAACCGTAGGATTGCTAACAGAGGCCTTTATCTTTTTCCTCTCAGCATTTGAGCCACCAATCAATATCCCTGAATGGGATAAGGTGTATCCGGAATTAAGTGAAGACTATGAGCTTGAAGAAGTAAAAGAGTTGAAAAGCACCAACAAAGGCGGTGGCTTGGAAACACTATTTGGCAGCTCAGAACTTACTCCGGAATTAATGGACCGTGTCGGAAAAGGATTAGCAGAATTAAGCAATACAGCTAAGGGAATAAGTGATATATCTTCGGCAACACTTGCCACCGATATGTACGTTAAAAACCTGGGATCGGCTTCGGAATCGATGAACTCGTTCGCTCAAATCAATAACAAGGCAAACGAATCAATCAACAGTTCGGTGAATACCTTACTCGATTCATATTCTGTTGCAGCTACTCAGCTTACTGAAACCGGGAAAAATCTTTCTGCCGTTTATCAAAAATCATCAGATGTGATATCGGGCGAGTTGGAGAATATTGGAAGTAGTTCAAAACAATATTCGGGTAATCTGGAAAGGCTTAATAAAAATTTGGATAGCCTGAACAGCAATTTCGAAAACCAGCTGAAAGGTACTCAGGATCAATTCAAAGCCAATCAGAAGTTTAATCAGGATCTTGCTGAAATGAACAGCATTCTTACCTCTTCGGTTGATGAATTGAAAAAGTATAAAGAAAATGCTGAATCACTCAACAAAAACCTGGAAGCCTTAAATACAATTTATGGCAACATGTTGGGTGCAATGAGCTATAAAAAGTAA